The Diprion similis isolate iyDipSimi1 chromosome 11, iyDipSimi1.1, whole genome shotgun sequence genome includes a region encoding these proteins:
- the LOC124412412 gene encoding U11/U12 small nuclear ribonucleoprotein 35 kDa protein-like — translation MEESLKHWSPYAREYDPLKAGSIDSTDTVPHDKAISRAIEAHYEPPRNLKSKPERTLFVGRLGSKITKHDLKECFSRQGDVLSVKLIVDVVTGLPQGYAFVEMKNEEQAHRAVRRLHDISLNGCRIFVDFECGRNMSGWKPRRLGGGFGGKKESGQLRFGGKNRPFKKPILPGSMK, via the exons atg gAGGAAAGTCTGAAGCATTGGAGCCCCTACGCACGAGAGTATGATCCCCTCAAAGCTGGCAGCATAGATAGCACCGACACAGTGCCCCACGACAAAGCGATAAGTCGAGCCATTGAAGCGCACTACGAACCACCCAGGAATCTGAAGTCTAAGCCAGAAAGAACCTTGTTTGTGGGTAGACTGGGATCTAAAATCACAAAACACGATTTGAAGGAG TGTTTTTCCAGACAAGGAGACGTGCTGTCTGTCAAATTGATCGTAGATGTTGTGACGGGACTTCCTCAGGGCTATGCCTTCGTTGAAATGAAGAATGAAGAGCAGGCGCACAGAGCTGTAAGACGACTTCACGACATTTCACTCAACGGTTGTCGGATATTCGTTGATTTTGAATGCGGACGAAATATGAGCGGATGGAAACCCAGACGATTAG gtGGCGGTTTCGGAGGCAAGAAAGAATCTGGACAGCTGAGATTTGGGGGAAAGAATAGACCTTTCAAAAAACCTATTCTACCAGGATCGATGAagtaa